The Endozoicomonas montiporae CL-33 genome contains a region encoding:
- a CDS encoding IS1 family transposase (programmed frameshift) yields MCLTQVLCTTCGSNQVRPFGYSTHDVPRYYCCNDKCEIKTFMLEYRYKACEPGVKEKIIDMAINGSGIRDTSKVLGISKTTVIKTLKKKKSGLVKVNPNIQTIDLKSDAIIHVGLVCQEAELDEQWSYVHDKSNQRWLWYAVDHATNTVLAYVFGKRKDEVFKELKTLLKPFGINKFYTDDWGAYERHLDENMHIIGKANTQKIERKNLNFRTWIKRLARKTICFSKLEKMHDIVIGLLINKVEFGVNIHAI; encoded by the exons ATGTGCCTTACGCAAGTCCTCTGTACAACATGTGGCAGTAACCAAGTTCGGCCTTTCGGATACAGCACTCATGATGTTCCACGATACTATTGCTGTAATGACAAATGTGAAATCAAAACCTTCATGCTTGAATATCGCTACAAGGCCTGTGAGCCTGGCGTTAAAGAAAAAATCATCGATATGGCAATAAATGGCAGCGGAATCAGGGATACAAGTAAAGTACTCGGAATAAGCAAGACAACAGTAATAAAGACTCTAAAAAAAAAGA AAAGCGGTCTGGTAAAGGTCAACCCAAATATTCAAACTATTGATCTCAAGTCAGATGCAATTATTCATGTAGGGCTTGTCTGCCAAGAGGCTGAGCTAGATGAGCAGTGGTCGTATGTTCATGATAAATCGAACCAACGCTGGCTTTGGTATGCTGTTGATCACGCTACAAATACCGTGCTTGCTTATGTTTTCGGAAAACGGAAAGATGAAGTTTTTAAAGAACTCAAAACACTTCTGAAGCCATTTGGTATTAATAAATTTTACACCGATGATTGGGGAGCCTATGAGCGACACCTTGATGAAAACATGCATATTATTGGTAAAGCAAACACTCAGAAGATAGAGCGTAAAAACCTTAATTTTCGGACTTGGATTAAACGGTTGGCCAGAAAGACAATTTGTTTTTCAAAGCTCGAAAAGATGCACGATATTGTTATTGGATTATTGATTAATAAAGTTGAGTTTGGGGTCAATATTCACGCGATATAA